ATCGAACCTGGGATCTGAGGTTGAGGATACCAGGGAACGCTTGGAGGAGTAACCAGGAAGAAAGGGTTCATCCTTAGCCCTGAGTTTTCAGTGATGCTGGATGTACCCATAGTTTATTTGAGCAGGAAAGGTCAAAGCTGGGGATGGGGAGATACAGGCTGTAGAGTTGGAGGACAGTGAAGCCGATCTGACTTCCAGCCTGGTGCTGCAAGGTTACCTGGAGGTAACCTTGGCTGGTGGTTATTGAGAATTCCTAGAAACTTCCAGAAAGCTCCTACCTTGGAGGTAGGGAAAATTTTTATTAGGCATCTTCACTAATTAGAAAAGTTTTCAGATGGATCAAGACTTAGCAGGTTGTGGAAAGGAGGCTGGGCTGGAAGTCAAACCTTGTCCTTGCCTCTGTCTTACTGTATTGCATTTGACAAATTATTTAGCCTCTCTGGTTAGGAGAGGTTAAATATAATGCTGTCTGCAAAATAGCAAGCTGACAACAGGGAATTTGCCATAGCTCCAACACGCTCTCATTCAGAGTAGTTGAATGCAAGAATAGTTGAATGGGTGGATTTCATTGGAGAGAGGGCAGAATCCAGGGTTTCAGGGGGAGGGGTGTTAGGAGGAAGAGATCCAGAAAGGCGGAGACAACTTCGTTATCTAGAGAGGCCATGAGCTAGGAAGAGAGTGGAGTTAGGACACCAACTTGCTAGCCAAGGAGGAATGGTTTTGGAGAGAAAGAATGGTTCTTGCCTTACTAATTCTCCAGGGTAAAGGAGGGAACTGGAAGTTGGGAATGCACTGGCCTCAGGAGGAGGTTTTATCTCCAAGTGAGATGCAGGAGCCAGCAGAGGTTGGACTGGGGTAGGAGGGATTGAGTGGGCATTGGTTTGTCCGTGGAAAATCTTCAGCGCTATCCAGTTTCTGCtttgggaggaagaaagaagaccacaggaacagaaagtgAGATAAGTGAATGCACTCTTAGGTCTCTTAGGTTGCATTAATAAAGATAGAAAGTCCAGCCTGAGGGAGGTGATGTTAATGTTACCACTATGCCTTGTGCTAAGTTCTGGCTGGCTTGCTCTAAGAAGGACAGGGGGACCTGCATGAGGGGTGTGATGAAAAAGAAACTGGGTGCCATTTAGCCTTAGGAAGAGAAGATCTTAGGGAGTGGTAAGAGCTGCCTCTAAATTTCGGTGAGACAGAAAGAGTGCTGGAAGGAAAGCTCCTCCCTGTCTTTCTACATCTACTGCAGATACAGCCGTTTCCGGAGGGTGCTTTGGATTTCAGGGTTCGTTTTCTTTGCTTGTCCTTCCTGAACCATCTCTGCTTCTGCCATCCGCCGGGTCACCTGCAGCAACAGGTATGGTGAGCTTGGAGGAGTCAGTGTCATGGACTTATGGGGGGAGGGTTAGGGAACGGGGCAGGTGGGTATTCTTCATAAGAGACCTTTATGGTCTGCTCCTATACCATAGTTTGTATGGAATCCTtggctgggcttttttttttttttcttctaatttgcaataaaaacatacaaacattagAAGAGAACAGTTTTCCCAAACATTGTTTATATCCAAGGGGCGTTTGTTTATAGACATTTATCTCACATACTGTGGGTTTTAAGAGTCCCTGCATTTGGGAAAGTTGTTGGAAAGTGGGCATCTTAGTTTCTGTATTGAGATCTGGGTTGGATTTGGGGCTGAGGGAAATGGAGAGGGGTTAGGAGGAGGCTCAGCCTCCTCTGCCTGCACCCTACTTGGCCTGggtggtggtcccagctaccttgTGTCAACTCACCTCTGTCAGGAGCTCCAAGATATGTCCTTTGCCCTTCGTGAACACATCCACCAGGGTCTGGATAAAGCACGAGCCTTTCTGATCATGTCGGTAGGCGATGTATCCTGGGAATTCCGGAGGGGTGAGTTCGGGGGAGCTTCAGAGGGTAGGTAGAGGAGATCCTGGAAGGGGGTGGGTCCTGGAGGAGAGGTTCAGGGGTCGGGAGTGGCAGGTGACGGGGAATAGCAGAGGGAGCCCGGGGCCAGCTGGGCGCTCATACCCTCCACCGTGGAGTAGACGTGCAGGGCATCTGTGTACGTTGGGATGGTTTGGGGGCTGTCTTTGGTGACCATCACAATCTCATCTCCACCTACTGTTTCACCAGGATCCTTTTGTTCTGAaacaagaagaggaggaggcaaagtcagagagaaaggtaagGAAaggggccgggcagggtggctcacacctgtactcccagcattttgggaggctgaggcaggaggatcacttgaacctgggagtttgaggctgcagtgagccatgattgcaccactacactctagcctgggtgacagagtgacatgtTGCCTCTTAAAAAGGAAGGTaagggccgggtacggtggctcacgcctgtaatcccagcactttgggaggctcctgaggtcaagagtttgagaccagcctgactaacatggcgaaatcccatctctactaaaaatacaaaatttagccgggcatggtggcatgtgcctgtaatcccagctacttgggaggctgaggcagaagaattgcttgaatccaggaggtggaggttgcagtgagccaagatcgtgccattgcactccagcctgggcaacagagcaagactcttgtccaaaaaaaaaaaaaaaaaaaaaaaaaaagatggtctgGTGGTATGCCATGTGCAGTGgggctttttaatttaatttaactttttagagacaggggcttgctttgttgcccagattggagtgcaatagtgtaatcatagctcactgtagcctctaactcctgggctcaagtgatcctcctacctcagcctcctgagtagctaggatcacagacccatgccaccatgcccttggctaattttaaaaagtttttgtagagctggattcttgctacattgcccagaaGCCAGTCTTGATCTTCTGGCCTCAAAAAATCTtgccgtctgggcctcccaaagtactggaattacaggcatgagccatggtgcctggcttcAGCTGGGGCTTTGGATCTGGGACTGGCTTGGATAAAAACACAGacttggttgggcatggtgggaggctgaggcaggaggattgcttgagctcaggagtttgagaccagcctgggcaacataatgagaccctgtctacaaaaattagcctgacataatggcaggagcctgtagtcccagctattcaggaggctgaggcaggaggatggctggagcctgggagatggagattgcagtgagttgagattgcaccactgcactccagcctgggtgctgtcttagaaaacaaaacagaaacaacaaaccAGAGACTCTGTGCTCTTGGATCTGTCCCCACCTCCTCGACAGGCCTGTATGATGTACACCTTGGGCTTGGCTCGCAGGGCCTGGCAGTTCTTGTTGTTCAGGGCCTCGAAGAGATTGTCCAGCTTGACCATCTCCCCATCTTCTCCCTTGAGGAAGCCTTCCCTCCCGTGAGCCATGAGTACCACGAAGGCACAACTGATGGGATCTTCCCGGGAATCGATGGCCTGCTGGAATTTTTCCAGCTCTTCCTGGAATTGCTGGAGTGAGAGGAAGAACCAGACTCAGCTGGGTCCTCATAGCCCACACATCCGACCTAGTACCTCTCCCCCAACCAGGCCTGGAGTAGGCACCCCAATACCTGGGCAGTGGGGTCTCT
The sequence above is drawn from the Macaca thibetana thibetana isolate TM-01 chromosome 19, ASM2454274v1, whole genome shotgun sequence genome and encodes:
- the CASP14 gene encoding caspase-14: MSNLRSSEEEKYDMSGARLALTLCVTKAREGFEEDLDALEYMFRQLRFESTMKRDPTAQQFQEELEKFQQAIDSREDPISCAFVVLMAHGREGFLKGEDGEMVKLDNLFEALNNKNCQALRAKPKVYIIQACRGEQKDPGETVGGDEIVMVTKDSPQTIPTYTDALHVYSTVEGYIAYRHDQKGSCFIQTLVDVFTKGKGHILELLTEVTRRMAEAEMVQEGQAKKTNPEIQSTLRKRLYLQ